The Vigna unguiculata cultivar IT97K-499-35 chromosome 6, ASM411807v1, whole genome shotgun sequence genome contains a region encoding:
- the LOC114189062 gene encoding ER membrane protein complex subunit 6: MAVDSASSEKKSSNAVNELLTFNAENMQSNMKTIYYSRTFLSIIGGVVAGILGFTGLKGFVFYLLLMAFTSLGLIAKASFSTHTYFDSWNRVLLDGFLGGLMSFVLFWTFAYDIVHIF; the protein is encoded by the exons ATGGCTGTAGATTCAGCTTCATCAGAGAAGAAATCAAGCAATGCAGTGAACGAGTTGCTGACTTTTAATGCTGAGAATATGCAAAGCAACATGAAAACTATCTATTACAG CCGAACATTTTTATCTATAATTGGTGGAGTGGTTGCGGGTATTTTGGGATTTACAGGCTTGAAAGGTTTTGTGTTTTACTTACTTCTCATGGCATTTACTTCACTTGGGCTCATTGCGAAAGCAAGTTTTTCAACCCACACATACTTTGACTCCTGGAATCGAGTGCTACTTGACGGCTTTCTGGGTGGCTTAATG TCGTTCGTGCTCTTCTGGAC ATTTGCCTATGACATTGTCCACATATTTTGA
- the LOC114187362 gene encoding nuclear poly(A) polymerase 3 isoform X1, with the protein MEFQSPTSRPTRSDVVLNHHPPFPIIHRFLLPPPLLPTPSTVLLPVPFNPSLFFTMDNQRSISLLQFMVDEGLVPSVEEEDKRKSVIRKLKQVVSSWIKKVACLHQLPEHQIAVTSATVLTYGSYGLGVHSSGSDIDALCVAPFFASIAEDFFIVLHDMLKRRPEVSYIHCVKNAKVPLMRFKFEGVSIDLPYARLNVLYVPENVDILNPFFLRNIDDTSWKSLSGVRANKYIFHLVPNIEKFQCILRCLKLWAKRRGVYGTLLGYLGGVHMTVLAAYVFLRHPDATLNALIMNFFETFAFWPWPTPVMLQEGMLAAIDGIETRSLMPIFLPSSRYEHCHTNITRSTFFRIRNEFLRGHEMTKDILKPDFLWDNVFEPFPYTERYSRFLKICLSSPNHYALVEWVGWVKSRFRGLLVHLEITQGFCDPNPTEYVDSERTEPNVVFYWGLRSNNNNFLDIDSVKEEFMRIIKNGYEGSPGRMEMSILLASQLPN; encoded by the exons ATGGAATTTCAATCCCCAACTTCTCGCCCTACCCGGAGTGATGTCGTTTTGAATCACCATCCACCATTTCCGATCATTCACCGGTTTCTGTTGCCGCCGCCGCTGCTGCCAACACCCTCCACGGTGCTGCTTCCGGTCCCTTTCAACCCCTCACTTTTCTTCACGATGGATAATCAAAGGTCCATCTCTCTGCTTCAG TTCATGGTTGATGAAGGACTTGTTCCGTCTGTAGAAGAGGAGGATAAACGAAAAAGTGTTATTCGGAAGCTTAAACAG GTAGTATCATCGTGGATCAAGAAGGTTGCTTGCCTGCATCAACTACCAGAGCACCAAATTGCTGTCACATCTGCCACAGTATTAACTTATGGATCTTATGGCCTTGGA GTTCACAGTTCAGGTTCTGACATTGATGCTTTGTGTGTTGCTCCTTTCTTTGCGTCAATTGCG GAAGACTTTTTTATTGTGTTGCACGACATGCTTAAAAGAAGACCTGAAGTATCATATATTCACTGTGTCAAGAATGCAAAAGTCCCTTTAATGCGATTTAAATTTGAAGGGGTTTCCATTGATCTTCCATATGCTCGGCTTAACGTACTATATGTTCCTGAG AATGTTGACATATTAAATCCATTTTTCTTGAGGAATATTGATGATACAAGCTGGAAAAGTTTGTCTGGAGTACGAGCAAATAAATACATTTTCCATCTAGTTCCTAATATAGAG AAATTTCAATGCATTCTACGATGTCTTAAACTGTGGGCAAAACGGCGAGGAGTTTATGGAACC TTGCTTGGTTATTTGGGAGGAGTTCATATGACAGTTCTTGCAGCATATGTTTTTCTAAGACATCCTGATGCCACCTTGAACGCTCTAATTATGAACTTTTTTGAAACATTTGCGTTTTGGCCCTGGCCTACTCCAGTGATGTTGCAGGAAGGAATGTTAGCAGCTATAGACGGGATAGAGACACGGTCCTTAATGCCTATATTTCTGCCATCTAGCCGTTATGAGCATTGTCATACAAATATTACTAGAAGCACCTTCTTTCGGATCAGGAATGAGTTTCTTCGGGGACATGAAATGACAAAG GATATTTTGAAGCCAGATTTCCTCTGGGATAATGTATTCGAGCCTTTTCCATACACAGAAAGATACTCCCGATTTCTCAAAATTTGTCTCTCTTCTCCTAACCATTATGCACTGGTAGAATGGGTTGGTTGGGTAAAGTCACGCTTTCGAGGTCTTCTTGTGCAT CTGGAGATTACTCAAGGATTTTGTGACCCTAACCCTACAGAATATGTTGATAGTGAGAGAACAGAGCCAAATGTAGTTTTCTACTGGGGTTTGAGATCTAACAACAATAATTTCCTGGACATTGATTCGGTAAAGGAGGAGTTCATGAGGATTATAAAGAATGGCTATGAAGGTTCTCCTGGGAGGATGGAGATGTCCATCCTGTTAGCTTCTCAACTGCCTAATTGA
- the LOC114189111 gene encoding uncharacterized protein LOC114189111: MKRIPSCVSSFAIQMILVASISVPFTLSQPSFHGDGDLVDQICRKTPFYDLCSSILHSNPLSPKPDLKAVALLMVNNIVVNATDTLSYIEGLLKQTPDRELEQALAFCAESYIPLIKYILPQAADAISQGRFGFASYCISDALKEISNCDKKFSGTTQAPLGDRNDIVQKLVDVASAIIKLLLKA, from the coding sequence ATGAAGAGGATCCCAAGTTGTGTGTCTTCTTTTGCAATCCAAATGATTCTTGTAGCTTCTATTTCTGTTCCCTTCACACTGTCCCAACCATCTTTCCATGGGGATGGTGACTTGGTAGACCAAATATGCAGAAAAACACCCTTTTACGATCTCTGCAGCTCCATCCTGCACTCAAACCCTCTCAGTCCAAAACCTGATCTCAAAGCAGTGGCCCTCTTAATGGTGAACAACATTGTGGTAAATGCAACTGATACACTGAGTTACATCGAGGGTCTTCTCAAGCAGACCCCAGACCGTGAGTTGGAGCAAGCCTTGGCCTTCTGTGCTGAGTCTTATATCCCTCTCATCAAATACATTCTTCCGCAAGCTGCTGATGCTATTAGCCAAGGCCGTTTTGGCTTTGCCAGTTACTGCATTTCTGATGCTCTCAAAGAAATCAGTAACTGCGACAAGAAATTCTCCGGCACAACTCAGGCACCCTTGGGAGACAGAAACGACATTGTGCAGAAGCTTGTGGATGTAGCCTCGGCTATTATCAAACTACTGCTAAAGGCTTGA
- the LOC114187228 gene encoding desiccation-related protein PCC13-62: MHHNLERKKPEMAPHASRVRISFAALIASLVLPLFFPECCYSSSVLIARASAPKSDADLLEFPLNLEYLEAEFFLFGALGHGLDVIAPKLAGGGPPPIGAKAAKLDNFIKDVILQFGLQEVGHLRAIKSTVKGFPRPQLDLSSSSFAKVMDNAVGRTLDPPFDPYANSINYLLASYVIPYVGLTGYVGANPKLQNATSRKLVAGLLGVESGQDAVIRAFLYERKTQLVHPYGLSVGEFTDRISSLRNKLGKAGLKDEGLVVAKVDGAEKEVTGNILAGDRDSLAYSRTPEEILRIIYGTGDEHVHGGFYPKGASGRIARAYLKHSI, from the exons ATGCATCATAacttagaaagaaaaaaacctgAAATGGCACCTCACGCTTCCAGAGTCAGAATCTCTTTTGCTGCTTTGATTGCTTCCCTAGTCCTTCCCTTGTTTTTCCCAGAATGTTGTTATTCTTCTTCTGTGCTCATTGCAAGAGCATCTGCCCCAAAATCAGATGCTGATCTTTTAGAATTCCCTCTAAACTTAGAATACTTGGAGGCTGAGTTCTTCTTGTTTGGAGCTTTGGGTCATGGCTTGGATGTGATTGCTCCAAAACTGGCCGGGGGAGGACCTCCTCCCATTGGTGCCAAAGCTGCAAAACTCGACAACTTTATTAAGGATGTTATATTGCAGTTTGGTTTGCAAGAAGTTGGACACTTGAG GGCCATAAAGAGCACAGTGAAGGGATTCCCCAGGCCTCAGCTGGATCtaagttcttcatcttttgccAAAGTAATGGATAATGCGGTTGGGAGAACCCTGGATCCACCCTTTGATCCCTATGCTAATTCAATAAACTATCTTCTTGCTTCTTACGTTATTCCCTATGTTGGCCTGACTGGCTATGTCGGTGCCAATCCAAAGCTGCAAAATGCTACTTCCAGAAAG CTTGTGGCAGGGCTTCTAGGAGTGGAATCGGGACAAGATGCAGTTATAAGAGCATTTTTGTATGAACGAAAAACGCAATTGGTGCATCCCTATGGATTGAGCGTGGGAGAGTTCACAGATCGCATTTCAAGTCTTAGGAACAAGCTAGGAAAAGCTGGTTTGAAAGATGAGGGTCTTGTGGTGGCTAAAGTGGATGGTGCTGAGAAGGAAGTTACTGGGAACATTCTGGCTGGTGATAGAGACTCACTGGCATATTCAAGAACACCAGAGGAAATATTGAGGATAATATATGGAACAGGTGATGAACATGTTCATGGTGGCTTCTACCCTAAAGGAGCAAGTGGTCGCATAGCAAGAGCTTACTTGAAGCATTCCATCTAA
- the LOC114187362 gene encoding nuclear poly(A) polymerase 3 isoform X2 has translation MEFQSPTSRPTRSDVVLNHHPPFPIIHRFLLPPPLLPTPSTVLLPVPFNPSLFFTMDNQRSISLLQFMVDEGLVPSVEEEDKRKSVIRKLKQVVSSWIKKVACLHQLPEHQIAVTSATVLTYGSYGLGVHSSGSDIDALCVAPFFASIAEDFFIVLHDMLKRRPEVSYIHCVKNAKVPLMRFKFEGVSIDLPYARLNVLYVPENVDILNPFFLRNIDDTSWKSLSGVRANKYIFHLVPNIEKFQCILRCLKLWAKRRGVYGTLLGYLGGVHMTVLAAYVFLRHPDATLNALIMNFFETFAFWPWPTPVMLQEGMLAAIDGIETRSLMPIFLPSSRYEHCHTNITRSTFFRIRNEFLRGHEMTKLEITQGFCDPNPTEYVDSERTEPNVVFYWGLRSNNNNFLDIDSVKEEFMRIIKNGYEGSPGRMEMSILLASQLPN, from the exons ATGGAATTTCAATCCCCAACTTCTCGCCCTACCCGGAGTGATGTCGTTTTGAATCACCATCCACCATTTCCGATCATTCACCGGTTTCTGTTGCCGCCGCCGCTGCTGCCAACACCCTCCACGGTGCTGCTTCCGGTCCCTTTCAACCCCTCACTTTTCTTCACGATGGATAATCAAAGGTCCATCTCTCTGCTTCAG TTCATGGTTGATGAAGGACTTGTTCCGTCTGTAGAAGAGGAGGATAAACGAAAAAGTGTTATTCGGAAGCTTAAACAG GTAGTATCATCGTGGATCAAGAAGGTTGCTTGCCTGCATCAACTACCAGAGCACCAAATTGCTGTCACATCTGCCACAGTATTAACTTATGGATCTTATGGCCTTGGA GTTCACAGTTCAGGTTCTGACATTGATGCTTTGTGTGTTGCTCCTTTCTTTGCGTCAATTGCG GAAGACTTTTTTATTGTGTTGCACGACATGCTTAAAAGAAGACCTGAAGTATCATATATTCACTGTGTCAAGAATGCAAAAGTCCCTTTAATGCGATTTAAATTTGAAGGGGTTTCCATTGATCTTCCATATGCTCGGCTTAACGTACTATATGTTCCTGAG AATGTTGACATATTAAATCCATTTTTCTTGAGGAATATTGATGATACAAGCTGGAAAAGTTTGTCTGGAGTACGAGCAAATAAATACATTTTCCATCTAGTTCCTAATATAGAG AAATTTCAATGCATTCTACGATGTCTTAAACTGTGGGCAAAACGGCGAGGAGTTTATGGAACC TTGCTTGGTTATTTGGGAGGAGTTCATATGACAGTTCTTGCAGCATATGTTTTTCTAAGACATCCTGATGCCACCTTGAACGCTCTAATTATGAACTTTTTTGAAACATTTGCGTTTTGGCCCTGGCCTACTCCAGTGATGTTGCAGGAAGGAATGTTAGCAGCTATAGACGGGATAGAGACACGGTCCTTAATGCCTATATTTCTGCCATCTAGCCGTTATGAGCATTGTCATACAAATATTACTAGAAGCACCTTCTTTCGGATCAGGAATGAGTTTCTTCGGGGACATGAAATGACAAAG CTGGAGATTACTCAAGGATTTTGTGACCCTAACCCTACAGAATATGTTGATAGTGAGAGAACAGAGCCAAATGTAGTTTTCTACTGGGGTTTGAGATCTAACAACAATAATTTCCTGGACATTGATTCGGTAAAGGAGGAGTTCATGAGGATTATAAAGAATGGCTATGAAGGTTCTCCTGGGAGGATGGAGATGTCCATCCTGTTAGCTTCTCAACTGCCTAATTGA
- the LOC114187362 gene encoding nuclear poly(A) polymerase 3 isoform X3 gives MKVVSSWIKKVACLHQLPEHQIAVTSATVLTYGSYGLGVHSSGSDIDALCVAPFFASIAEDFFIVLHDMLKRRPEVSYIHCVKNAKVPLMRFKFEGVSIDLPYARLNVLYVPENVDILNPFFLRNIDDTSWKSLSGVRANKYIFHLVPNIEKFQCILRCLKLWAKRRGVYGTLLGYLGGVHMTVLAAYVFLRHPDATLNALIMNFFETFAFWPWPTPVMLQEGMLAAIDGIETRSLMPIFLPSSRYEHCHTNITRSTFFRIRNEFLRGHEMTKDILKPDFLWDNVFEPFPYTERYSRFLKICLSSPNHYALVEWVGWVKSRFRGLLVHLEITQGFCDPNPTEYVDSERTEPNVVFYWGLRSNNNNFLDIDSVKEEFMRIIKNGYEGSPGRMEMSILLASQLPN, from the exons ATGAAG GTAGTATCATCGTGGATCAAGAAGGTTGCTTGCCTGCATCAACTACCAGAGCACCAAATTGCTGTCACATCTGCCACAGTATTAACTTATGGATCTTATGGCCTTGGA GTTCACAGTTCAGGTTCTGACATTGATGCTTTGTGTGTTGCTCCTTTCTTTGCGTCAATTGCG GAAGACTTTTTTATTGTGTTGCACGACATGCTTAAAAGAAGACCTGAAGTATCATATATTCACTGTGTCAAGAATGCAAAAGTCCCTTTAATGCGATTTAAATTTGAAGGGGTTTCCATTGATCTTCCATATGCTCGGCTTAACGTACTATATGTTCCTGAG AATGTTGACATATTAAATCCATTTTTCTTGAGGAATATTGATGATACAAGCTGGAAAAGTTTGTCTGGAGTACGAGCAAATAAATACATTTTCCATCTAGTTCCTAATATAGAG AAATTTCAATGCATTCTACGATGTCTTAAACTGTGGGCAAAACGGCGAGGAGTTTATGGAACC TTGCTTGGTTATTTGGGAGGAGTTCATATGACAGTTCTTGCAGCATATGTTTTTCTAAGACATCCTGATGCCACCTTGAACGCTCTAATTATGAACTTTTTTGAAACATTTGCGTTTTGGCCCTGGCCTACTCCAGTGATGTTGCAGGAAGGAATGTTAGCAGCTATAGACGGGATAGAGACACGGTCCTTAATGCCTATATTTCTGCCATCTAGCCGTTATGAGCATTGTCATACAAATATTACTAGAAGCACCTTCTTTCGGATCAGGAATGAGTTTCTTCGGGGACATGAAATGACAAAG GATATTTTGAAGCCAGATTTCCTCTGGGATAATGTATTCGAGCCTTTTCCATACACAGAAAGATACTCCCGATTTCTCAAAATTTGTCTCTCTTCTCCTAACCATTATGCACTGGTAGAATGGGTTGGTTGGGTAAAGTCACGCTTTCGAGGTCTTCTTGTGCAT CTGGAGATTACTCAAGGATTTTGTGACCCTAACCCTACAGAATATGTTGATAGTGAGAGAACAGAGCCAAATGTAGTTTTCTACTGGGGTTTGAGATCTAACAACAATAATTTCCTGGACATTGATTCGGTAAAGGAGGAGTTCATGAGGATTATAAAGAATGGCTATGAAGGTTCTCCTGGGAGGATGGAGATGTCCATCCTGTTAGCTTCTCAACTGCCTAATTGA